A single genomic interval of Eleutherodactylus coqui strain aEleCoq1 chromosome 3, aEleCoq1.hap1, whole genome shotgun sequence harbors:
- the LOC136621572 gene encoding beta-1,3-galactosyltransferase 2-like: MELNKKISFSSASLLVLALLCIIALGSLFVAYQFYQEEHFSYQENAGRKKSPGTLEKNENGFQWIEDLLNSTLSTPSASSVGYLNIMSYPYIINESNKCKEESPFLIILIATIASEVENRRAIRATFGKKTLINGTSIMCMFLLGKDSKQEPNSILEESEKYHDIIQKDFQDTYKNLTIKTLMGIEWVCNYCPTAKYVMKTDSDMFVNIDRLLDLLESEQAQKQNYFTGHLMENHRPHRNKNSKWHMPHSLYPGEFYPTFCTGSGYVFSGDVAAKILRSSFKVKFLYLEDVFVGICLDREGIKIARPPTNNLFNNYRVSFDPCVYNNIITSHNIKSNQLIKYWTIVQENKERCSNSQQKQ; this comes from the coding sequence ATGGAATTAAATAAAAAGATATCATTCAGTTCTGCTAGTTTATTAGTTTTGGCTTTATTATGCATAATTGCCCTTGGTAGTCTGTTTGTTGCTTATCAATTTTACCAGGAAGAACATTTCAGTTATCAAGAAAATGCAGGAAGGAAAAAGTCTCCAGGAactttggaaaaaaatgaaaatggatttCAATGGATCGAGGATTTGCTCAATAGCACACTATCTAccccatcagcttcctctgtggGATATCTAAATATTATGTCTTATCCATACATCATCAATGAGTCAAATAAATGCAAGGAAGAAAGCCCCTTCTTAATAATTTTAATTGCAACAATTGCCAGTGAAGTTGAAAACCGCAGAGCCATAAGGGCCACATTTGGAAAAAAGACCTTGATAAATGGGACCTCTATCATGTGTATGTTTCTTCTGGGTAAAGATAGCAAGCAGGAACCCAATTCCATCTTGGAGGAAAGTGAGAAGTACCATGATATTATCCAAAAAGACTTTCAGGATACATACAAAAACTTGACTATTAAAACACTGATGGGAATAGAATGGGTTTGTAACTACTGCCCTACAGCTAAATATGTCATGAAGACAGACAGTGATATGTTTGTTAACATTGATCGCCTATTAGATCTATTGGAGTCAGAACAAGCTCAAAAACAAAACTATTTTACAGGACATCTAATGGAAAACCACAGACCACACAGGAACAAGAACAGTAAATGGCACATGCCTCATTCCCTCTATCCAGGTGAATTTTATCCTACCTTTTGCACGGGCTCAGGTTATGTATTCTCTGGGGATGTAGCAGCAAAGATTTTAAGGTCATCTTTCAAAGTGAAATTTCTTTATCTGGAAGATGTGTTTGTAGGAATTTGCCTTGATAGGGAAGGTATTAAGATAGCACGCCCTCCAACAAATAATTTGTTCAATAATTATCGTGTTTCATTCGATCCTTGTGTCTACAACAACATTATAACTTCTCATAATATAAAGTCAAATCAACTTATTAAATATTGGACAATCGTACAGGAAAATAAAGAGAGATGTTCAAATTCTCAACAGAAGCAATAa